TAGTCACCACATTGCCTTCACGATCTATCAAGAATTTAGTGAAGTTCCATTTGATTTCGTCATTGTTCAGTGCTTCTGGATCTTTGCTCTCAAGCATGCTTTGAAGCAGCTTTCCTGAAGAATGGTTCATGTCGAAGCCTTCAAATCCGGCCTGTTCCGTAAGGTGAGCGAAGAGTGGATGCTTATGCTCGCCCTTTACTTCAACCTTCTCAAAGAGTGGGAACGTAACGCCATAATTGATTTGGCAAAACACATTAACCTCTTCATTGCTACCAGGTTCCTGCTCCCCAAATTGATTGGAAGGGAAACCGAGAATTTGGAAACCACGTTCTTCGTATCTTTCATAGAGCTTTTGCAGGTCAGAATATTGGTGGGTAAAGCCACATTTACTTGCTGTATTCACAATCAAAAGTACTTTACCTTTGTATTGCTCTAGTTCGATCTCTTTTCCACGAATACTGCGTGCCGTATATGAATAAATGCTCATGCTGCTACATCCCTTCAGTTATGTATTGTAAATGCTAAAGCTGGCAGTGAATATGAACAGGAAATATTTTCAATGATTTAATTGTAAACAATCAAAATATTGCTGTCAACATCATCCATTGAAAGGGATTGGAACCTTTAAAGCAGAGTTAGAATAGTATGGGTGTGGGTTATTTCATATTTCTAATTCTATTCAAGCGAGCTGGTATAGGAACAATTTTAACTTATGGAATTTTAATGCATTAAAGCTGAGTAGCGTTACATTGTCATCTTGCATATGAATCCCTTTTTGATTAAGATAGCAGAAACCAGCGCAAAAGACGTGCTGACATAAATAAGGACTATGACGAAGAGAGTAAGCATTATAGCGGATCTTAACAGGGAAGGCGTGCCGGAGACTGAGAGCACCCTCATGAGACGATTAATGCCGAAGTTCACTTCCGAGTCGGCCCCTGA
This window of the Paenibacillus sp. FSL R10-2734 genome carries:
- a CDS encoding glutathione peroxidase, translated to MSIYSYTARSIRGKEIELEQYKGKVLLIVNTASKCGFTHQYSDLQKLYERYEERGFQILGFPSNQFGEQEPGSNEEVNVFCQINYGVTFPLFEKVEVKGEHKHPLFAHLTEQAGFEGFDMNHSSGKLLQSMLESKDPEALNNDEIKWNFTKFLIDREGNVVTRFESTVDPLDIEPAIEALL